The Nyctibius grandis isolate bNycGra1 chromosome 20, bNycGra1.pri, whole genome shotgun sequence DNA window GTGCTGACGAAGCTGCGCTGCCCCTGGCAGAAAACACAATCTGcattaattaggaaaaaaagcattttttgccttttcctacTTCAAAGAGCCGGGCTCTATAATCactctatttttaaatctcttttagCACAGAAGAGGACTCAGACAGGGGTCAGCCAGCAAGGAAAGCCGAACCCTGGGGCAAGATTTGTCTCATCCAACCTTCGCAGCAGAGCGCAGCGGGGAGGCCGGGACAGGGAAGCCAGGAAGGTAAGACTCACAAGACTCTTGCACTTGCAATACCTGGTGCCTTTAGGGTGTAGGGAGTGAAGTGTGTCTTTTCCACAAGCCCTGTGTAACACCAGCAGCTCGGTGCCATAAGAAAACACTAAGGCAAAGCACACGGAggagttaaaataaaaaggatttaaGAGTTATTTGCCAAATTTCCAGCTGTGGGCAGGCAGGACAGATAGCAATGTGTGACACTCACCAGGGCCAGGTGTCCATGCACAAACCATCGGTAAATATGTGGTATTCAGAGTAAACTTTGCTGGTAGGAGGTTATGTTCTTTATCATCCCCTCCTCGCCTGCAGACCACGTGCTGGCAATCAGATCCAGCATCACCACTTTCCTCTCCTTGTCTGTACTAGGCATCACTTCTAGGGTGTCACTACCTCTGTTATTTGAGAAGTCCTGGCTTTCTGATGGAAGGAGGTTCTGGGCCCACTTGATTGCATCCTCTCATGGGCTGCTGCGAAACTTCTCTGGTGTCTGCTGAAGGCACTGGCTACCCAGAGATGGGCtccaggagagcaggaggaatTTCACGGCCAACACTCTGAGCGGTTTGAGACCCCGCCTGGGAACTGCTTACCCTTGCTCCCCTCCAAGACAGTTAGCATtagttcctttttctttgcccCACACATTTCACCCGCTGATCTCAGCGTAGCTCTCTGACGCAAGCACTTCTACTCTTCTTACAGCGTTCAGTGACTAACACCAGCTCACTCCATCACATGCCCATCGCAATCTTTCACTCCATCACTCATCCAATTCCTCTGTTTCAGCAGAAGATTGCATTAAAAACCTCAAACAGCGAAATCCTTGCATCCTGTCTGATGGCAACTAGTAAGTTTCTTTTACAGTGACAATGAGCATATAAAAAgacttttaagtattttgtgtGTACCAAATACCAAAAACTTGAGcactaaaatttaaattattgctAAAAACATCCAAATTATTAAGGTCTTTGGCATTATGGGACCACGTTGTTATCAGTCACTTCTCTCTAAACAAACACTCGATACCACGGACATTTTCCATTCTGAAGGCAAGTAACATGTTTGCAAAACACGCTGTGTTTAGTAGCCTCTCTGCCCCACACTCCCTCTGGCACATCATCCAGATCTTCAGCTGTAAAGACACAATCATACAATGGTTTTGGAGAACAGGCAGCCAGGCAAATAGTCCTCGTCAGGAGACCGCTGACTGCGCGCCCACCCGTGACAAGGAAGAGCTGGAAACCACCAACcaaactgcaaaattaaaaagtacTAGCAGGCACTTTGGGCAGAGTTCCTGGGAAGTACAGCAAAGCAATTTTCAAACCAAATTTAAAATCTGCATTAGTCATTTGTGGCGAGATCCAATGTAGCCGAAGATGTTGCAattgaagaggaaagaaagttGACAAATGCTTCTCACCACAAATTCATGCACTTGATTTTAACATAACAGCCTTTAGTTCTGTAACTTCAAGACTACAGAATGGTTGGCCTTGTGAGCGGCCGGCCTAGCGAAGTCCTCCTTCACAGGACTATTTCTGGGCATCTTATAATGAAAAGTTCCCCAGAAAACATCCAGGTAACACTCACTATCtcagtcttttaaaagaaacacacgAGTAAAGCTCATCTTTGCCCTCTCAGTGCTGAACGAAAggaaaacaccaaacaaaaatgaaacgTGTAACACCATGCTTTAACAAGATCAGGCTTGTTTCTCATTGTCTGATGTCGAGCTTAATCAGGCTCCTGCAATATTTCCGGACGTGGAAGTGCAGCAGCAATCACACCCAGCGCTGCACTGATACATTGAGGCATCTCCATTTTGCAGACAGAGAAGGAAACCACCTGCCTCGCCACGACCACGCGAGCCTGTGCTGGGGTAGGACCAAAACTCCCAGCAGAGGAGCTTTTGGGCCGGCGAACAGAGCGAACCAGCCCAGGGAACTTTTGCTTTTGCCACACTGAGGCAGCCACCGCCACTGGCTGCTCCCCTTGCAACACGGGGGACCCGCTTTCCTGCTGCAAAGGGGAAGTGAGGGCTCGTTTCTGCCTGCTTCCCCCGGTATTTCAGCTGGCAATCACCTCCTGCCGCTCTCCTCTGGTCCGGTCCCCTCCAGGGAAAGAGCGAGTGAGCCTCCTTTGATGGGCTTGCAGGGAGAGACAGAGAACAAggcactgttttctttctctcctgaaaTATTTAAGCACAGCACAACCTTCCTGATCAACCCATTTTATAACACACACCGTGTCTCTAGCCAGCATGAGAATTAAGAGcatttcagttaaaacaaaactgtgtttttaatCAAACCAAATTACTTCTGGTGAGTATTATGCACTATCTGAAGATGCACGCCGAGGTTATAGCCTCCGAGGTGAAATCTCACACTCGATACCAATTCTGCACAAACGTGGGCTTCTTATGAACCTTGCTGCTTTATGCTGGGTAAGGAGAAAAACCTAGCATAACCACAGAAAGGAGGTTTCAGTTGTAAGATGTTTTTTGCCGTACAAAAAGGAATAGAAATGCAGGTTAAATGGAGTTCACAGGAACCTAATCTTTAATTAATCTTTGAAATAAATGCCTGACCTCACACAGTTAAAACTCAACATTCCTGCAGGGAGCTTTGCTGTCTAATCCAACAAGCTCaccacctcctttttttttttttttaactaaatacACAATCTTGCTTAAGTTCATTCTCTCACATCATCGAACAAACAGGAATTATTCAAAAGGTTTCCTTAAAAAGACATGCCTTAAAAGAACCACACCGTAGTGTGTTGTGCTGAGCATCTGGCACGATATAGTCTCCAGTAACAAAATATACTTCGCTGCTGGTAGTCTTGAATGTTTACTATAGGAGATGAAGAATTGCCATCATCTGTTTCTGTAACTCCGTATATATTTAACATAtatgaaatgtatttacatTGTACTGCACAGTTTTTAAGAACAGCTGCAAAGCTGAAGCGTTTCGGAATATCTTCAGAGGAGAGAGGTCTCCAAACCACACAGCTGTGTTGAAGAAGCTCCGATCCCCCTTATTTCCAGGCCTTCTGACATATGGACCCGCTCCCACCTGTCTGCTGAGCAAAATCACTAGGATTTCAGTGAATTCAGGGTGTTCTTCTGCCCACAACTGCTCGTTAAAAGGGACACACTGCCCCACACTTCACTTGGCTTCGCCTACCCTGCAGGGAACTTTTAACGCTCACTTCAGACCAGTATTTGAAGGatatgacaggaaaaaaagttattttgcatGCTGGGATAGCCCACAacctctccttccccaaatTACAAGTAAACTAAGTTTAATGAGCCAATCCTTGCTCTAAAGAATTTGCTCAAAGGCCCTCAAGGGTGGAATATTGAAgtatacaagaaaaaaaaaccactccatCTATTGCCTTGTTCTGCTCGCATACGAAGCTAAaagttaatagaaaaaaattaactgtcaAATTATGAGTTCATGGTAAAAGTGCACACTGGCTTTAACTGAAATCATAGACAAAAATAATGCACAGTACGGCCTGCTGAGAACTGTTTCACTGTGAACCTGTGGGCCGCCCCTACCTTCAGGCcatgggaaaaaacaaattaaagatagaacagcagaaagaagCTCCCAGGGGCTGACTAGACAATTATTTAGTAAAACAGAAACAGCGCACATATGCACGTGCACACACTCTGTCCCTTATTCTATATGCATGCAGGTAGCTGGTCTAGTTTTGAGTTTTGCTGCCTCTCGTTTCCAGACGCCATGTGGTGGCCGATTTGTTTGTGGTTAGAAGTCTCCTGCAGAGAATCTGCAAGCTAGAGATTTTTACCACACACGTACAACGTACACACTTTCTTGCTTGCGCGTGCTTCCCCCTCACACCCTCCAAGCTAACGTCGTTTTTTTCCCCGTCTTGTTTTCCAGAAGAATCCAGTTGTTTAACTGCTCTCCTTCAATGCCCTCTCTTGCTGTAAACATCTTCCCCTGAACTCTCCCCATATCCCCTGCCGTCTCTGACCGTAATATCTTTTAATGCACAGTTGGACAATGTGCTCAGCTGACATTTTATCTAAAACAGGTCCTGGTTCATCGTCCTTCTACAGACACCAGGAACACAGAGACCACCTCTGTGCACGTTTTGGGTTAGAAATGCAGCCTGGTTTTCCACAAGGAGTAAATAGGTGGCTGAATTAGAACAAGGCAAAGGTAACAGGTTGTGTAAGAGCAGGAACGTTGCCAGTCAGCAGGTCCTTCATGACAATCAGGACAGCTTTAATAGGGAAGTCAGCAATCGATGGCACACAGGCAGATTTCGAATAGCccctcagcagctctgggatCTGCAGCAACTTCAGAGAGGTCCCTACTTGCAGCTCCTGCTCAGGCAGCACCTGGGCTCCCTGACCAGCACAAGGTAAGAAGCCTTCCACAGCACCCCAGGCCTTTAAGCAGTATTTGGCAACTGTTTGGAGCACTAGAGCACAGCACCTCTACCCTGTGAATTCTCTACGGTGTATTAAGAGCAGGGCATCTCCTCCCACAACAAGCAAGAAAGTTTGCTGCTTTCTTGCTCTCAGTTCTGGCACTTCCATTGCTCTCATGTTTTTACTGAAGACACTCCTGTGGAAAGACTTTCACAACTATTTATTTTGGCCAAAGTTATAACATATATCATATCTCAGCAAGACACAAGGAAACAGAATTCTAAGGACTCTGAAAAAACATTTAGCCAAGCTAGTCCATTTATTGAGCCTCTATCAACTAGGTTTTGATTAACAggggtgaaaaagaaaatactgagcaacatacaaaataaatactgaaaataacatAAAGTTCCCTTCATACAGATAGAGTTTTCTGGGGACAAAGGGGAGAAGAGTTAAAATATGTTCTACTTGGAAGAACATGCCTCAGGTTTCTTAGAAAAATTTTCCCAGAGAAACAGATTCtcttaaaagaaacaattttcagaCAGCACTACACTTAGAAACTGAACCATATGCCGAAGGAAAAACCCGTAAGGGAGAAAAGGTTTATATTTACATACAGGACAAAGAATACAAAGCATTAGCTGGACACTTACTTCACATTTAAAGTTTATACCATTAGTGTGGGTGAGCTACAGGACTGGCGAGCTCTGAGTTTCTCACaaagtcagcctcacctccatccccggaaaggtgatggaacaacttgtccttggtgctgtctctaggcacatcaaggacagggggatcattaggggcactcaacatggcttcaccaaggggaagtcatgcttaaccaacttgatagccttttatgaggtcgtaacccggtggatagatgatggtaaagctgtggatgtggtctgtcttgatttcagtaaagcgtttgacacggtctcccacagcatcctcgcagctaaagagaggaagcgtggtctggatgatcgggtagtgaggtggattgtgaactggctgaaggaaagaagccagagagtggtggtcagtgggacagagtccagttggaggcctgtgtctagcggagtcccgcaagggtcagtactgggaccagttctattcaatatattcattaatgacttggatgagggaatagagtgcactggcagcaagttcgctgatgacaccaaactgggaggagtggctgacacaccggaaagctgcgcagccattcagagagacctggacaggctggagacttgggcggggagaaatttaatgaaatataacaagggcaagtgtagagtcctgcatctgggcaagaacaaccccggGCATGactacaagttggggacagacctgttgcagagcagcgtaggggaaagggacctgggggtcctagtggacaacaggatgaccatgagccagcagtgtgcccttgtggccaagaaggccaatggcatcctggggtgtattagaaggggtgtggtcagcaggtcgagagaggttctcctccccctctactctgccctggtgaggccgcatctggaatattgtgtccagttctgggcccctcagttcaaggaggacagggaactgctggagagagtccagcgcagagccatgaagatgattaagggagtggaacatctcccttatgaggagaggctgagggagctgggtctctttagcttagagaagaggagactgaggggtgacctcattaatgttataaatatgtaaagggcaagtgtcatgaggatggagccaggctcttctcagtgacatcccttgacaggacaaggggcaatgggtgcaagctggagcacaggaggttccacataaatatgaggaaaaacttctttacggtgagggtgaccgaacactggaacaggctgcccagagaggttgtggagtctccttctctggagacattcaaaacccccctggacgcgttcctgtgtgatatggtctaggtaatcctgctccggcagggggattggactggatgatctttcgaggtcccttccaatccctaacattctgtgattctgtgactactGCAGGCTCTAAGAGGACGGCTGAACTGTGGGCACCTTAGTTCTCCCAATCAGTACGGAAGCTGCGTGACAGCACTGGTGTTGACAGATATAATTTTAATAGTGCACGTTTCCTTCAAGGCAAGTATTTATATGAACAGACACAGTTttgctctcagcctctccatTCTTGTTGGAAGAAGACCCACCATCTCCTTACTGAGTTCTAGTTCGGTTTCAATGGCATGGACAGCATCTGGGTGCTTCTCACAATAGTCTACCAGGAATGTGTAATATTCCAATGATGTCTGCATATTCTCCAGTTGCTTTTTGCTATCCGAAGTAATAAGCTTCCCATACAGCCGTGCAATATGAAATTTAGCCACCATTGCAGGGCGAAGAACATCTTCCTGGAGCACTTTAGGAAACACCTTATCTGGGTTCCTCAAAGAATCTAAGAAGAGTTCATAATATTTGATCGCTAACTGAGccagagaattaatttttttaattgtgtggGAGTCTAGCTCCTCTAATCTGTTACCAATAGCTACTTTTAAATCCATCATCTCATAATAGGTGTCGGCTAGTTCAAACTGCAGCTGCCGACTAATCAACAGATAGAACTGCGGATTCAAGCCTGCATACAGAGGCTCCAGCATGTCTACTCTACGCTTGTGCATTTTGCAACGTCTCTCATAGTCTTCTTCAAAGAAAGCAAGTACCTTAAACAAAGCACTGTGATCCTGAACAATTTCAATATGGTCAGTAACATAACCATCAACCTGAAAGAACTCTTTTGCTTCCTGAACATAGTTCTGACCAACTAGGAAGATTTCTCTGGCTTCTTGAAAATCTAAAGGATACACACTGCTCACTTTCTCTTCCATGGCTAAGACAGAGTCGCATATATCACTCGTCCCAAACAGGAcagcttttttcctgcctttctctttttcatcctcctctttttccctttgggCTTTAAGTTCCAGCTGCCTGTCTGGATCCAGTTCTCCTATGTTATCCTGAAATGACAAAGCATACTAATTAACAATGCAGGTGGCTTACGAAGAGTGACTTACACCGAATCATTTTAATTACAAGTTACCTTTGAAATACAAACTAGTTAGCATAAAGATGGAAGAGAAGACATGTTGGCGTATTAGACCTTATGTTCAGAAAATATCATGTCTCTCTTCAGTAAAACATAAGACTAAGACAATTTAGTCTCCCTATCCTATGTGACAATATAGCCAAAACAATAAACACAAAGCCCAAAGGCCCcgcttctgcaaagcatttcagcAAATGCTGAGTTTTAAACATTCAAATTAATGATTACATGAATGAAATGAACACTTGGCTTGAATGAATGACAACACCAGCACACAAAACTGTTACATATTAACATGCTCTTACTAGCAATTAAATAAGTAGTGATCTGCCAAATCAAGCGGCaagaaaatgcagcagggaggagagacATTGGTGAAGTTGCTGTACAAGCAGTGCCCTGATGACACTACAGAGCTGATCTCCTATCTGTGCTTATCCCTAACTGCTGCATTAAAGTCAAAGCATACTATGGAACACCTACTGTCACAAGCATCTATTGTTATTGTTCCTTGGGCAACTGTTTATCATTTGCTACCAACTATGAATCGATTCCTGTTACAAACATCAAAATAGACTTTGCTTGTTGTTCAACACTGACAGCTACCGAACAGATTTTCTGTTACCTCAAGCAGTTTCCGAGCACTTTGCAGGAGATTCAGGCAATACTTAATCCAGTATCTTGcaattttagcttttttctgCCGAAGGGCCTCTTGGTCTTGCTCAGTTTCATCTATTGAATGGACATAAACACATAAAAGCCTTAAGAGAAGTCAAGCACTCCAGCAAGAACCTCAAATGTTACAAGAAAAGAATACGTTACttgtatttaattaatttttcctcatttttagaCAGAAATTATGTTCTCTGTGTTAGTTTATATAATAATTTTGTAAACTGCCATTATGGTAGAAGCCCATATTAACATGGATTTGTCATGCTTGAATTCTTCCGAAAAAACAGATCATAACGTGTATTTTAGAAGACCTTTGATCTTGGAGGTGTTTTACTGGAAAAGATTTTCCTGTCTCTCTGTaacaagagaaagaaacctggataatttgttttctgataggcagctgcctgcccagTAAGTGTTTCTGAGGATGATTAGGGGATCTGCATTGCAATGGGCCCCAGACTTaccaaaaaaggcaagaaaagtaGGGGAAACTGCCTCTGGTTCATCTACCTGGTACCAACATAAGATTTATTAGCTCTacaacttctgtatttttctccccacagTCTCCCCACTGTtacaagcagcagcactgctgatgTCTCAAGATAAGGTTTTCAGAAATCAAATGGATTTCAAAGCGATCTCCTTTCCCAGTCTGTAGGCAGAAGGCAGTGAGTTAGCTGAGCGAGGGGACGCTAGCATTCCTGTTCACCACATAAAAAGCCAACTTCAGACTCAGATCCACTGTGTTCATTATCCTCCATTAGAGCCAATCAAGTTGTTCTTATTAAGGAAATAAGAACTGTTGCTCATCTAAGAAAAGGCACTTTTACTAAATGtctctgtgtttgtttatattCCGATTAATGTGATAAAATGGGGGCTTGAGAGTGGCCAAAGCTGACTGTGTATTAGTCCTTCTGTAAGTTAGAACTTTCTGCATAATGACCTTCAAGTCCACAGCCCAGCTCTCTGGACcctgaaaaggaagggaaaataggATAAACGTTTACTCCGTTGGAACAAACACAAATATCACTACTCCCGTTTGGTGTAGGCGGAAGCCAAGATAGAGGTTAGTTGACTTGACCAAAATTCACACAGGAAATCTATaaagtataattaaaaataggACTCTCATCTACCACTTCCAGTCTTGCACCTGAATTTGAGACCATAGCTGACTGCATGTTTCTACACACCTACCGAAAACATAACCTCATTTTTCAGCTCAAGTATTGTATTAATGAACCCTGACAACTGTGCAGCCAGGTAGCTACGGAAGCCCATAAACACGGATTCAGACCTCCTGAGTATTTCGTAATATACTGTTTTCAAACAGCATAACAGATTAGCATAACCTGACTCCTGGCAGCCCTGTTTCCCTGAAACTAAAAGCTTTTGGTCATCATCCTCAAAGTACTTAAATAGTAAGAAAGGCAACTGCACAGAGTTCTATATTTTTTGAGCTAAGAGAAACACTAAAAGCAACTAAATTAATGTACTGTCACTGAGCTTCAATTAAACAAAACTCAGTTGTGTCTATTCAGGTTATATTTTAACCTGAAATAACATCAGTGGATTAAAGAGCTTGTGCTCTAAACAGCTCAAACCATTAGAAGTTCACCAATATATTCACTGTTCAAAGTCAGTTACGAACCCACAAAGGGTCTACCCTGAGTACTTGCTCACTCGCTACGAGTTAAAGCTCTATTGATTTGAAGATTTCAGTTGCTCAAGACACAGAATGTAAAAGGCTGGGCTGTAGATAAGCAAA harbors:
- the KIFBP gene encoding KIF-binding protein isoform X2 gives rise to the protein MAAAGGGWAAVCEKFRTAWTLSAVESRKDPETEPYRSKYSARALLQEVKQLLSAAEEGGEARVLAVRRAVLEYELGVNHTHTEELSAGEEHLQRCTQLLEPHRLSPDCVSLYIQAQNNLGILWSERDEIETAQTYLESAEALYNQYMKEDGNPPLDPSEHFMAEEEKLTDQERSKRFEKAYTHTLYYLAQVYQHLGMIEKSAQYCHTTLKRQLEYCGYCPVDWALNAATLSQYYLSKQCFMESRHCLAAASVIFSQAGQVPSAEDNETEQDQEALRQKKAKIARYWIKYCLNLLQSARKLLEDNIGELDPDRQLELKAQREKEEDEKEKGRKKAVLFGTSDICDSVLAMEEKVSSVYPLDFQEAREIFLVGQNYVQEAKEFFQVDGYVTDHIEIVQDHSALFKVLAFFEEDYERRCKMHKRRVDMLEPLYAGLNPQFYLLISRQLQFELADTYYEMMDLKVAIGNRLEELDSHTIKKINSLAQLAIKYYELFLDSLRNPDKVFPKVLQEDVLRPAMVAKFHIARLYGKLITSDSKKQLENMQTSLEYYTFLVDYCEKHPDAVHAIETELELSKEMVGLLPTRMERLRAKLCLFI
- the KIFBP gene encoding KIF-binding protein isoform X1, encoding MAAAGGGWAAVCEKFRTAWTLSAVESRKDPETEPYRSKYSARALLQEVKQLLSAAEEGGEARVLAVRRAVLEYELGVNHTHTEELSAGEEHLQRCTQLLEPHRLSPDCVSLYIQAQNNLGILWSERDEIETAQTYLESAEALYNQYMKEDGNPPLDPSEHFMAEEEKLTDQERSKRFEKAYTHTLYYLAQVYQHLGMIEKSAQYCHTTLKRQLEYCGYCPVDWALNAATLSQYYLSKQCFMESRHCLAAASVIFSQAGQVPSAEDRSRELGCGLEDETEQDQEALRQKKAKIARYWIKYCLNLLQSARKLLEDNIGELDPDRQLELKAQREKEEDEKEKGRKKAVLFGTSDICDSVLAMEEKVSSVYPLDFQEAREIFLVGQNYVQEAKEFFQVDGYVTDHIEIVQDHSALFKVLAFFEEDYERRCKMHKRRVDMLEPLYAGLNPQFYLLISRQLQFELADTYYEMMDLKVAIGNRLEELDSHTIKKINSLAQLAIKYYELFLDSLRNPDKVFPKVLQEDVLRPAMVAKFHIARLYGKLITSDSKKQLENMQTSLEYYTFLVDYCEKHPDAVHAIETELELSKEMVGLLPTRMERLRAKLCLFI